From Desulfuromonas soudanensis, the proteins below share one genomic window:
- the gspD gene encoding type II secretion system secretin GspD — MSIKKTSLICLFFALFTAASAIGAMAQPAPATAKPAAAPEGITLDFKGIELADLIQTVSELTGKNFLYDDSVKGKVTIISPKTMSLDEAYQLFLTVLSVKGYTVVPSGKVNKIVAIRDAKESNLPTVTGERRGPTGEQFVTRLVPLQNIDATLMATTVLAPLIPKTSNIVAYPPSNTLIITDNGANIERLMKIITELDVPSSLDLIEVFPLKYAGADEVAAILNQILTQAAASPRRGRAAANVQTAGGKEVSKILPYVRTNTLVVMATPEDLTIIRTVIAQLDQRPTQERSHINVYYLENADAETLAKTLNEILSGVKAPITTGRAAPPAGQAATLTTAPVSITADKPTNSLIINSTPEDYDIFKGIVSQLDIKRKQVFVEALILEISMDATRDLGASLAGFIPTGDEGVIYGGMNQQSPALGVLTPGTSGVPSLLTQSIEGVLAGGLFNMINVTAPDGTQVAVPAISALINLSKKDSDINILSAPRLLTSDNEEAEIIIGSNVPIITSRLTDTGGSTGLAQSVTVERKDVALTLRFTPQITEGNQVRLNIFQEITDIAETSLAGNVNEVGPTFTKRLLRNTILAEDGRTVVLGGLIRNNEQVTISKVPFLGDIPGLGWLFKRKTNSNTKTNLLIFITPKIVKNADDLEKVTQSSRRSMDDFQEGILPALPPERIQAYPAPLDPPVPVLFIPEEEPALPADLYPGEEPALPDDLYPEVPEAETNDAPATKGD; from the coding sequence GTGTCGATCAAAAAAACGTCTCTGATCTGTCTATTTTTCGCCCTGTTCACCGCCGCTTCGGCCATCGGAGCGATGGCCCAGCCTGCACCTGCCACGGCCAAACCGGCGGCGGCGCCGGAGGGGATCACCCTCGATTTCAAGGGGATCGAACTGGCCGACCTGATCCAGACCGTCAGCGAGCTGACCGGCAAGAACTTTCTCTATGACGACTCGGTCAAGGGGAAGGTCACCATCATCTCCCCGAAGACCATGTCCCTCGACGAGGCCTACCAGCTCTTTCTCACCGTCCTCAGCGTCAAGGGGTACACCGTCGTCCCTTCCGGCAAGGTCAACAAAATCGTCGCCATCCGCGATGCCAAGGAGAGCAACCTGCCGACGGTGACCGGGGAGCGCCGCGGCCCCACCGGAGAGCAGTTCGTCACCCGCCTCGTCCCGCTGCAGAACATCGACGCCACCCTCATGGCGACCACCGTCCTGGCCCCGCTGATCCCCAAGACCAGCAACATCGTCGCCTATCCCCCCTCCAACACCCTGATCATTACCGATAACGGCGCCAACATCGAGCGCCTGATGAAAATCATCACCGAGCTCGACGTCCCCAGCTCCCTCGACCTCATCGAGGTCTTCCCCCTCAAGTACGCCGGGGCCGACGAGGTGGCGGCAATCCTCAACCAGATCCTCACCCAGGCCGCCGCCAGCCCCCGCCGGGGCCGGGCCGCCGCCAACGTCCAGACCGCCGGGGGGAAGGAAGTCAGCAAGATCCTCCCCTACGTCCGCACCAACACCCTGGTGGTGATGGCGACGCCCGAGGATCTGACCATCATCAGGACCGTCATCGCCCAGCTCGACCAGAGGCCGACCCAGGAACGCTCGCACATCAACGTCTACTATCTGGAAAACGCCGACGCCGAGACCCTGGCCAAGACGCTCAACGAAATCCTCTCCGGGGTCAAGGCCCCGATCACCACCGGCCGTGCCGCCCCCCCGGCGGGACAGGCGGCCACCCTCACCACCGCCCCGGTGAGCATCACCGCCGACAAGCCGACCAACTCCCTGATCATCAATTCGACCCCCGAAGACTACGACATCTTCAAGGGGATCGTCAGCCAGCTCGACATCAAGCGCAAGCAGGTCTTCGTCGAAGCCCTGATCCTCGAGATCTCCATGGACGCCACCCGCGACCTCGGCGCCTCCCTCGCCGGCTTCATCCCCACCGGCGACGAAGGGGTGATCTACGGCGGCATGAACCAGCAGTCTCCCGCCCTCGGCGTCCTCACCCCCGGCACCAGCGGCGTGCCGAGCCTCCTCACCCAGAGCATCGAGGGGGTTCTGGCCGGCGGCCTCTTCAACATGATCAATGTCACCGCCCCGGACGGCACCCAGGTCGCGGTGCCGGCGATCTCGGCCCTGATCAACCTGTCGAAGAAGGACAGCGACATCAACATCCTCTCGGCGCCGCGCCTTTTGACCTCGGACAACGAAGAGGCGGAGATCATCATCGGCTCCAACGTGCCGATCATCACCAGCCGCCTCACCGATACCGGCGGCAGCACCGGCCTGGCCCAGAGCGTCACCGTCGAGCGCAAGGACGTCGCCCTGACGTTGCGCTTCACCCCGCAGATCACCGAGGGGAACCAGGTGCGCCTCAATATTTTTCAGGAAATCACCGACATCGCCGAAACGAGCCTCGCCGGCAACGTCAACGAGGTCGGCCCGACCTTCACCAAGCGCCTGCTGCGCAACACCATCCTCGCCGAAGACGGCCGGACCGTGGTCCTCGGCGGGCTGATCCGCAACAACGAGCAGGTGACCATCTCCAAGGTTCCCTTCCTCGGCGACATCCCCGGCCTCGGCTGGCTCTTTAAACGGAAAACCAACTCCAACACCAAGACCAACCTCCTCATCTTCATCACCCCGAAGATCGTCAAGAATGCCGACGATCTCGAGAAGGTGACCCAGTCGAGCCGCCGGTCGATGGACGACTTCCAGGAGGGGATCCTCCCGGCCCTGCCGCCGGAACGGATTCAGGCTTATCCGGCGCCTCTCGATCCGCCCGTCCCCGTCCTCTTCATCCCCGAGGAGGAGCCGGCCCTCCCCGCCGATCTTTACCCCGGGGAAGAACCGGCCCTCCCCGATGATCTTTACCCCGAGGTGCCCGAGGCGGAGACGAACGACGCCCCGGCCACAAAGGGGGACTGA
- the gspC gene encoding type II secretion system protein GspC, translated as MLSLIQKHLTLFHLLLIGLVGIAAGHLGATVLGVYLRPPPQQLQAPRPETRAAPRAALGEYSAILQRNIFDSTSPGLQLPATEGAMAEETETAGTSAPPADLLLFGTVTASENSLALIRVNKEIQIFHLGDPLPGGAKVKEILRNLVRLENPDGTTSDLPLYEGESDASAPGPGPTVTRSEGATTVGIRSVGENRFQISRQEIDKARGNLNELLKQARMEPNIVDGRTEGFVVRMIQPRSLLANLGIQLGDVVNEVNGVTLDGPEKALQIFQQLREANNITIGLTRGGTRMNYEYEVN; from the coding sequence ATGCTGTCGCTGATCCAGAAACATCTGACCCTCTTTCACCTCCTGCTCATCGGTCTCGTCGGGATCGCCGCCGGCCACCTGGGGGCAACCGTCCTCGGGGTCTATCTGCGCCCCCCGCCGCAGCAGCTGCAGGCTCCGCGTCCGGAAACCCGGGCGGCTCCCCGGGCGGCTCTCGGGGAGTACAGCGCCATTTTGCAACGCAACATCTTCGACTCCACCTCCCCCGGCCTCCAGCTCCCGGCGACCGAAGGTGCCATGGCCGAAGAGACCGAGACGGCCGGTACAAGCGCGCCGCCGGCCGATCTCCTTCTCTTCGGCACGGTGACGGCAAGCGAAAACTCCCTGGCCCTGATCCGGGTCAACAAGGAAATCCAGATCTTTCACCTCGGCGACCCGCTCCCCGGCGGAGCAAAGGTCAAGGAAATCCTCCGCAACCTGGTGCGCCTCGAAAATCCCGACGGCACCACCAGCGACCTCCCCCTCTACGAAGGGGAGTCTGACGCATCTGCACCGGGACCGGGTCCGACGGTGACCCGCTCCGAGGGCGCCACGACCGTCGGCATCCGCTCCGTCGGCGAAAACCGTTTTCAGATCTCCCGGCAGGAGATCGACAAGGCGCGGGGGAATCTCAACGAGCTCCTGAAACAGGCGCGCATGGAACCGAACATCGTCGACGGCCGCACGGAGGGGTTCGTGGTGCGCATGATCCAGCCCCGTTCCCTTCTGGCCAACCTCGGCATCCAGCTCGGGGACGTTGTCAACGAGGTCAACGGCGTGACTCTCGACGGCCCGGAAAAGGCGCTGCAGATATTCCAGCAACTGCGGGAGGCCAACAATATCACCATCGGCCTCACCCGCGGGGGAACCCGGATGAACTACGAATATGAAGTCAACTAG
- the polA gene encoding DNA polymerase I, with translation MTETRQRLYLIDGSSYIYRAYFAIRHLSNSRGFATNAVYGFVNMLLKVVREERPDHLAVIFDARGPTFRKEIYPEYKANRLKMPEDLVPQIPVIKDLVRAFNMPAIEEEGFEADDIIATLAKKYAAEGVDVTIVTGDKDLMQVVSEHIRLLDTMKDKFSGLQEVAERFGGGPEKVVEVQALAGDASDNVPGVPGIGEKTAVKLISEFGTVENLLENLDRVKGKLQEKLRDFGHQALLSKKLVTLVDDMDLDPDFESFALSEPDRAALTKIFKEMEFHRLIQEFSSDERASGEEYHGVLDEETFCALLEELRQARRFAFDTETTSLDPTRADLVGISFAVTPGKAWYIPLAHRYLGVPEQLDPAMVLGRLRPLLEDPALPKIAQNAKYDLQVLRRAGILVAGLAFDTMVASYLAQPAAKSHGMDNLAADLLGYKTISFKEVAGSGKKQIGFEEVEVEKAIVYAAEDADITLRLAEKLEPMLAETGQEKLFHEVEMPLMEILADMEWAGVRIDPEFLGALSGELQGKLVHLEKEIFELAGGPFNIGSPKQLGEVLFERLHLARGRKTKTGWSTDVDVLTALAAEQPIAARILDYRSLSKLKSTYTDSLPKLIHPGTGRIHTSFNQTVTATGRLSSSDPNLQNIPIRTEEGGRIREAFLPAEGNLLLSADYSQIELRVLAHMADETVLKESFAKGEDIHSRTASEVFGVFPEMVTSEMRRQAKTINFGVIYGMGAFSLGKDLGIPTREAQTFIDNYFARYPGIKGFMESKKEEARQKQYVTTLLGRRCAVAEINSQNGSIRSYAERNAINYPIQGSAADIIKVAMVAIHRRLAAEGLGTRMVIQVHDELVFDVPEKEVDPVTALVREEMEGALSLSVPLRVEIGVGKNWREAH, from the coding sequence ATGACTGAAACCCGACAGCGACTCTATCTCATCGACGGCTCCTCCTATATCTACCGGGCCTATTTCGCCATCCGCCACCTCTCCAACTCCAGGGGGTTTGCCACCAATGCGGTCTACGGTTTCGTCAACATGCTCCTGAAGGTGGTGCGTGAAGAGCGCCCCGATCATCTGGCGGTGATCTTCGACGCCAGAGGGCCGACCTTCCGCAAGGAGATCTATCCCGAATACAAGGCCAACCGGCTGAAGATGCCCGAGGATCTGGTGCCGCAGATCCCGGTGATCAAGGATTTAGTGCGGGCCTTCAACATGCCGGCCATCGAAGAGGAAGGGTTCGAAGCCGACGACATCATCGCCACCCTGGCCAAAAAATACGCGGCCGAGGGGGTGGACGTCACCATCGTCACCGGCGACAAGGACCTGATGCAGGTGGTCAGCGAGCACATCCGCCTCCTGGATACCATGAAGGACAAGTTCTCCGGTCTCCAGGAGGTCGCCGAACGCTTCGGCGGCGGTCCCGAGAAGGTGGTGGAGGTGCAGGCCCTGGCCGGAGACGCCTCGGACAACGTCCCCGGCGTCCCCGGGATCGGCGAGAAGACGGCCGTCAAGCTGATTAGCGAATTCGGCACCGTGGAAAATCTTCTCGAAAATCTCGACCGGGTCAAGGGGAAGCTGCAGGAGAAGCTGCGCGACTTCGGCCACCAGGCGCTGCTGTCGAAGAAGCTGGTGACGCTGGTCGACGACATGGACCTCGATCCCGACTTCGAGAGTTTCGCTCTCTCGGAACCCGACCGCGCGGCGCTGACGAAGATTTTCAAGGAGATGGAATTTCACCGGCTGATTCAGGAATTTTCCAGCGACGAGAGGGCCAGCGGCGAGGAGTACCACGGGGTCCTCGACGAAGAGACCTTCTGCGCCCTCCTCGAAGAGCTGCGCCAGGCCCGCCGTTTCGCCTTCGACACCGAGACGACCAGCCTCGATCCGACCCGCGCCGACCTGGTGGGGATCTCCTTTGCCGTCACGCCCGGCAAGGCCTGGTACATTCCCCTGGCCCACCGCTATCTCGGGGTTCCGGAGCAGCTCGACCCGGCGATGGTCCTCGGGCGTCTGCGGCCGCTGCTCGAAGACCCCGCCCTCCCCAAGATCGCCCAGAACGCCAAGTACGACCTGCAGGTGCTGCGTCGGGCTGGGATCCTTGTCGCCGGCCTCGCCTTCGACACCATGGTCGCCTCCTATCTCGCTCAGCCCGCCGCCAAGAGCCACGGCATGGACAATCTCGCCGCCGATCTCCTCGGCTACAAGACGATCAGCTTCAAGGAGGTCGCCGGCAGCGGCAAGAAGCAGATCGGCTTCGAGGAGGTGGAGGTCGAGAAGGCCATCGTCTACGCCGCCGAGGATGCCGACATCACCCTGCGCCTGGCGGAGAAGCTCGAGCCGATGCTGGCCGAGACCGGTCAGGAAAAGCTCTTCCACGAGGTGGAGATGCCGCTGATGGAGATTCTCGCCGACATGGAATGGGCCGGGGTGCGCATCGACCCCGAATTCCTCGGCGCCCTCTCCGGGGAGCTGCAGGGGAAGCTCGTCCATCTCGAAAAAGAGATTTTCGAGCTGGCCGGCGGCCCCTTCAATATCGGCTCCCCCAAGCAGCTCGGCGAGGTCCTCTTCGAGCGCCTCCACCTCGCCCGGGGCCGAAAGACGAAGACCGGCTGGTCGACGGACGTCGACGTCCTCACGGCGCTGGCCGCGGAGCAGCCGATTGCCGCCCGGATCCTCGATTACCGCTCCCTCTCCAAGCTCAAGAGCACCTACACCGACTCCCTCCCGAAGCTGATTCACCCCGGGACCGGGCGCATCCACACCTCCTTCAACCAGACGGTGACGGCCACGGGGCGCCTCTCCTCCAGCGATCCGAACCTGCAGAACATCCCGATCCGCACCGAGGAGGGGGGGCGGATCCGCGAGGCCTTCCTCCCCGCCGAAGGGAATCTCCTCCTCTCGGCGGACTATTCCCAGATCGAACTGCGGGTCCTGGCGCACATGGCCGACGAGACGGTCCTCAAGGAGAGTTTCGCCAAGGGAGAGGACATCCACAGCCGCACCGCCAGCGAGGTCTTCGGCGTCTTCCCCGAGATGGTCACGTCCGAGATGCGCCGCCAGGCCAAGACGATCAACTTCGGGGTCATCTACGGCATGGGGGCCTTCAGCCTCGGCAAGGATCTCGGCATCCCCACCCGCGAGGCCCAGACCTTCATCGACAATTATTTCGCCCGCTACCCCGGGATCAAGGGGTTCATGGAGAGCAAGAAGGAGGAGGCGCGCCAGAAGCAGTACGTCACCACCCTCCTCGGACGGCGCTGCGCGGTAGCGGAGATCAACAGCCAGAACGGCTCGATCCGCAGTTACGCCGAACGCAACGCCATCAACTATCCGATCCAGGGGTCGGCGGCGGACATCATCAAGGTCGCCATGGTCGCCATCCACCGGCGTCTGGCTGCAGAAGGGCTCGGCACCCGGATGGTCATTCAGGTCCACGACGAACTGGTCTTCGATGTCCCCGAGAAGGAGGTGGATCCGGTGACCGCCCTGGTCCGGGAGGAGATGGAAGGGGCCCTCTCCCTCTCCGTGCCGCTGCGGGTCGAGATCGGAGTCGGCAAAAACTGGCGGGAAGCGCACTAG
- a CDS encoding class II aldolase/adducin family protein — protein sequence MVEREGVIKFQLEYEPGPPLAVEELRELNAWRRILFLLQLIGQDPHRYDGFGFGNLSRRLPPLDAPEKRRPFVISGTQTGALPELGPEHYTVVSGCDSGRNRVEASGPVRPSSEALTHGILYDLDGGLQVVMHVHSPPLWRHAGALGIPMTAAAVPYGTPEMAAEVRRLFGTADFSAGPVFAMGGHEDGVVAFGHSAEEAGTALLRQLARALALDR from the coding sequence ATGGTTGAACGCGAAGGGGTCATAAAGTTTCAGCTGGAGTATGAGCCGGGTCCCCCTCTGGCCGTCGAAGAGCTGCGCGAGCTCAACGCCTGGCGGCGCATCCTCTTTTTGCTGCAGCTCATCGGCCAGGACCCCCATCGCTACGACGGGTTCGGATTCGGCAACCTCAGCCGGCGCCTCCCCCCCCTGGATGCTCCGGAAAAGCGCCGTCCCTTCGTGATCAGCGGCACCCAGACCGGCGCCCTGCCCGAGCTCGGTCCGGAGCACTATACGGTGGTGTCCGGCTGCGATTCCGGGCGCAATCGGGTGGAGGCTTCGGGGCCGGTCCGCCCCTCCTCCGAGGCGCTGACCCACGGCATCCTCTACGACCTCGACGGCGGGCTGCAGGTGGTGATGCATGTCCATTCGCCCCCTCTCTGGCGCCATGCCGGTGCCCTGGGGATCCCGATGACCGCCGCCGCCGTCCCCTACGGTACGCCGGAGATGGCCGCCGAGGTGCGGCGCCTCTTCGGCACCGCAGATTTTTCCGCCGGTCCGGTCTTCGCCATGGGCGGGCATGAGGACGGCGTCGTCGCCTTCGGCCACAGCGCCGAGGAAGCGGGGACGGCCCTGCTGCGTCAGCTGGCCCGGGCCCTGGCCCTGGATCGGTGA
- a CDS encoding acetyltransferase, with translation MRSLRGLTALLLHFGNSLLWCLPLYALIPVKFLAFRPAWRARVDRLLAAAAGGWVRGTLWLTRRLRSLDLELEPLPELAPQGRYLVVCNHQSWVDIIVLIHLLPCNIPFPRFFTKKEMLWLPLLGIAFWALDFPIMHRYSREFLERHPHLRGRDLINARRACERFRRRPVTIVNFLEGTRLTPEKHARQESPYRHLLRPRFGGVALVVNALGENLDAILDLTVVYPAGVPSFWDFLCGHRQPVRATSRVLGIPSHLRGGDYGADGEYRRNFQGWIEEIWEEKDRSIDGLLAKEHAGGDFTGR, from the coding sequence ATGCGGAGCCTGCGCGGCCTGACGGCCCTTCTGCTGCATTTCGGAAATTCCCTGCTCTGGTGCCTCCCCCTCTATGCCCTCATCCCGGTCAAGTTTCTGGCTTTTCGCCCCGCCTGGCGGGCCCGGGTCGACAGGCTCCTTGCCGCGGCGGCCGGCGGCTGGGTCCGCGGAACCCTGTGGCTTACGCGCCGCCTCCGGTCCCTCGACCTCGAGCTTGAACCTCTCCCCGAACTGGCGCCGCAGGGGCGTTATCTCGTCGTCTGCAACCACCAGAGCTGGGTCGATATCATCGTCCTGATCCACCTTCTCCCCTGCAACATCCCCTTCCCCCGCTTCTTCACCAAGAAAGAGATGCTCTGGCTCCCCCTCCTCGGCATTGCCTTCTGGGCCCTCGATTTCCCCATCATGCACCGCTATTCCCGGGAATTTCTCGAACGCCATCCCCATTTGCGCGGCCGGGATCTGATCAACGCCCGCCGGGCCTGCGAGCGTTTCCGACGGCGCCCGGTGACCATCGTCAATTTTCTCGAAGGGACCCGCCTGACTCCGGAAAAGCATGCGCGTCAGGAATCCCCCTACCGGCACCTTCTCCGGCCCCGTTTCGGCGGGGTCGCCCTGGTCGTCAACGCCCTCGGCGAGAATCTCGATGCCATTCTCGATCTGACCGTCGTCTATCCCGCCGGAGTACCGAGCTTCTGGGATTTTCTCTGCGGGCACCGGCAACCGGTCCGGGCGACATCCCGCGTCCTGGGGATACCGTCCCACCTGCGGGGGGGCGATTACGGCGCCGACGGCGAGTATCGCCGGAACTTTCAGGGCTGGATCGAAGAGATCTGGGAAGAAAAAGACCGGAGTATCGACGGCCTGCTCGCCAAAGAGCATGCAGGGGGAGATTTCACCGGCCGATAA
- a CDS encoding NAD(P)-dependent oxidoreductase gives MIREIGFVGLGTVGKHMASNLLKAHYRLTVFDRQATEVNDLVRAGATAAANPMEAARGRDMVIVILPEKEELAAALDGPQGILEGLSPGTILVDMGTHSLEATLELAEEAVRRRVLFLEAPVWGTKEHAANGLLTILSGGDPALLSRCREAFSHFALNIIHIGPIGDATRMKFVVNLVQAEVMEALAEGLVLGEKLGFKGEKILEVLESGGVSSPLFNAKGRAISRGDFSRNLALKYVYEGLLLAKEVEKGAGLDLPGAEAVRRVYAQAIEDGRGEEDFSAVVKVLRK, from the coding sequence ATGATCAGGGAAATCGGTTTTGTCGGACTGGGGACGGTCGGCAAGCACATGGCATCCAATCTGCTCAAGGCGCACTATCGGCTGACGGTTTTCGACCGGCAGGCCACCGAGGTCAACGATCTGGTTCGGGCCGGCGCCACAGCTGCGGCAAACCCCATGGAAGCGGCCCGGGGGCGGGACATGGTGATCGTGATCCTCCCCGAGAAGGAGGAACTGGCCGCGGCTCTCGACGGGCCCCAGGGGATTCTCGAGGGGCTGAGCCCGGGGACGATTCTGGTCGACATGGGGACCCATTCCCTGGAGGCGACCCTGGAACTGGCCGAGGAAGCCGTGCGGCGCCGGGTCCTCTTCCTCGAGGCGCCGGTCTGGGGGACCAAGGAGCACGCCGCCAACGGCCTGCTGACCATCCTCTCCGGCGGCGATCCGGCGCTCCTGAGCCGCTGCCGGGAGGCTTTTTCCCACTTCGCCCTCAACATTATCCACATCGGCCCGATCGGCGATGCCACGCGGATGAAATTCGTCGTCAACCTGGTGCAGGCCGAGGTGATGGAGGCGCTGGCCGAGGGGCTGGTCCTCGGTGAAAAGCTCGGCTTCAAGGGGGAGAAGATCCTCGAGGTCCTCGAGTCCGGCGGCGTCTCTTCGCCGCTCTTCAATGCCAAGGGGCGCGCCATCTCCCGCGGCGATTTTTCCCGCAATCTCGCCCTCAAATACGTCTACGAGGGGCTGCTGCTCGCCAAGGAAGTGGAGAAGGGGGCCGGTCTCGATCTGCCGGGCGCCGAGGCGGTGCGCCGGGTCTACGCGCAGGCGATCGAGGACGGGCGGGGGGAGGAAGACTTCTCTGCGGTGGTCAAGGTTCTGCGCAAGTAG
- a CDS encoding pentapeptide repeat-containing protein: protein MNIFQSDFQKNWQVYFTDTNKLNEYTSIHIIELKNVEADGYDLDGAVFNGAMFENNNFKNISAENSKFKNARFKECKFINCKFWSAEFTNVVFEDCEFISTTFLQSKMINVTIVNGKALESEFDELEGTELLIISSEFKMRSSFTDSKIPIKFQNTNLSGVNMMGMTGLFPLSFEGGVLDEVNFGKSYFSEVTLCRVKQGEGGIKFNSVTAKSISFEDVEMLKGVGMGWANVELVRIVGGELYGPSFKEANIAKTVIRDAYVTRFATGHMGKVEVANSTLHRSGLFEGEIQELSVVNSTIDEIVGKNFKADTVLWDNVTLNGKIDLTNAQVKDFRPTRIQRGPDLQLITTGSNMKF, encoded by the coding sequence ATGAACATTTTCCAGAGCGATTTTCAAAAAAATTGGCAAGTCTATTTTACAGATACGAATAAATTAAACGAATATACTTCAATCCATATTATTGAATTAAAAAACGTAGAAGCGGATGGTTACGATCTTGATGGGGCAGTTTTTAACGGAGCTATGTTTGAAAATAATAACTTTAAAAATATCTCTGCTGAAAATTCAAAGTTCAAAAATGCGCGATTTAAGGAATGTAAATTTATCAACTGCAAATTCTGGTCTGCTGAATTCACAAATGTTGTCTTTGAAGATTGTGAATTCATAAGCACCACATTTCTCCAAAGTAAAATGATAAATGTTACGATTGTTAATGGCAAAGCTCTAGAGAGTGAATTTGATGAGCTTGAAGGTACTGAGCTTCTAATAATATCATCAGAATTCAAAATGCGGTCATCATTTACTGACAGCAAGATTCCTATTAAATTTCAGAATACCAATTTGTCGGGTGTCAACATGATGGGTATGACAGGCCTGTTTCCGTTATCATTCGAGGGGGGTGTACTGGATGAGGTAAATTTCGGGAAAAGCTACTTCTCGGAAGTGACGTTGTGCCGAGTGAAACAGGGCGAGGGTGGAATTAAATTCAACAGCGTAACGGCCAAGAGCATCAGCTTTGAAGATGTGGAGATGTTGAAAGGCGTCGGTATGGGATGGGCCAATGTCGAATTAGTCAGGATCGTCGGCGGGGAATTGTATGGTCCATCCTTTAAGGAGGCCAACATTGCCAAAACAGTGATTCGAGACGCCTATGTGACACGGTTTGCCACAGGCCATATGGGGAAGGTTGAGGTCGCCAATTCGACCCTGCACAGATCAGGGTTGTTTGAGGGAGAAATTCAAGAGCTCTCGGTCGTTAACTCGACGATAGATGAAATTGTCGGCAAAAACTTCAAAGCCGACACCGTCCTCTGGGACAACGTCACCCTCAACGGCAAGATCGACCTGACCAACGCCCAGGTCAAAGACTTTCGCCCGACCCGGATTCAGCGCGGCCCGGACCTGCAGCTGATCACCACCGGCTCGAATATGAAGTTTTGA